The following coding sequences lie in one Apium graveolens cultivar Ventura chromosome 3, ASM990537v1, whole genome shotgun sequence genomic window:
- the LOC141712262 gene encoding berberine bridge enzyme-like 8: MKAPPTSLALLLFILFSLISISSASFPWPDVPDPTGFVKCLKSSTSTDQISQLLFTPANTSYNDVYSFSARNPRILALDRLTPAVIVTPSAESQVQAVVICARKNNMQIRTRSGGHDWEGLSYSSTYTRAFVLLDMINLRSVIVDPVAKTAIVQAGATLGEVYYWIYRASGTLAFPAGVWSTVGATGLICGGGYGPLRRKYGFAADNVVDARIVDVRGNILDRRAMGEDLFWAIRGGSCSSFGVILSWKLHLVDVPTKVTIFTVMREEKQTEIMYPFQTVAPVLPNELDIRVRISTVVSNASTRADGLVVQLAFTGAYLGPADELITIFNTRLPQLGMQRSELQEVTWIEALMQSSFFPLFSANYTPEDFLDRTFLADIPTKAKSDFVRSPVSVPGLNGFWDKLLEVGAGEATVIFTPYGGVLDNYPESTIPFPNRAGTLFMIYTRVLWIGNTTQKLEWIRSLYDYLTPYVSSNPRRAYYNYNDLDLGANPATGIISNIAARKWGSSYFANNFNRLIAIKTLVDPLNFFRHEQTVPPFSLIQDM; encoded by the coding sequence ATGAAGGCTCCTCCAACCTCTTTAGCCCTTCTTTTATTCATCCTTTTTTCCCTCATCTCAATCTCCTCAGCTTCTTTTCCATGGCCAGACGTTCCTGACCCTACTGGTTTCGTAAAATGCCTTAAAAGCAGTACCTCCACTGATCAAATTTCTCAACTCTTATTCACACCTGCTAATACTTCATACAATGATGTCTACTCATTTTCAGCTAGAAACCCTAGAATTCTCGCATTGGATCGTCTTACTCCTGCCGTCATTGTCACTCCTTCTGCCGAATCACAAGTCCAAGCTGTTGTGATTTGCGCTAGAAAAAATAACATGCAAATTCGGACAAGAAGTGGTGGTCATGATTGGGAGGGTCTTTCTTATAGTAGCACATATACACGTGCATTTGTTTTACTTGACATGATCAATCTCCGGTCTGTTATAGTAGATCCCGTGGCAAAGACAGCGATAGTACAAGCAGGAGCAACTCTCGGTGAGGTTTACTACTGGATTTACCGAGCAAGTGGCACGCTTGCTTTTCCTGCTGGGGTTTGGTCCACAGTTGGTGCCACTGGACTTATATGTGGAGGTGGCTATGGTCCTTTACGACGAAAATATGGTTTTGCAGCTGACAATGTGGTCGATGCACGTATTGTTGATGTGCGTGGAAATATCCTTGATAGAAGAGCAATGGGAGAAGATCTTTTCTGGGCTATTCGAGGTGGTAGCTGTTCTAGTTTTGGAGTCATTTTGTCTTGGAAACTTCATTTAGTTGATGTACCGACAAAAGTTACTATCTTTACTGTGATGAGGGAAGAGAAGCAGACTGAAATTATGTATCCTTTCCAAACTGTTGCTCCTGTTCTTCCAAATGAACTGGATATCAGGGTTCGTATTAGTACAGTTGTGAGTAACGCAAGTACTCGAGCCGATGGTTTGGTAGTTCAACTTGCCTTTACTGGCGCATACCTTGGTCCAGCTGATGAACTCATCACCATTTTCAATACGAGGCTTCCTCAACTAGGTATGCAGAGATCGGAGCTCCAGGAAGTTACTTGGATTGAAGCTTTGATGCAGTCGTCGTTTTTCCCCCTTTTTTCGGCCAACTACACTCCCGAGGATTTCCTTGACCGAACATTTTTAGCTGATATTCCTACCAAGGCAAAGTCGGATTTTGTAAGATCGCCAGTGTCTGTGCCAGGACTAAACGGCTTTTGGGACAAGCTTCTTGAAGTTGGAGCAGGGGAAGCAACCGTCATTTTCACGCCTTACGGAGGAGTGTTGGACAATTACCCAGAATCAACCATTCCCTTTCCCAATAGAGCCGGAACATTGTTCATGATATACACGAGGGTACTTTGGATAGGAAATACTACACAGAAATTGGAATGGATACGAAGCTTATATGATTACTTGACTCCATACGTGTCAAGCAACCCGCGAAGAGCTTATTATAACTACAACGATCTAGATTTGGGTGCAAATCCTGCCACCGGTATTATCAGCAACATAGCTGCGCGTAAATGGGGGAGTAGCTACTTTGCTAACAACTTCAACAGGCTGATTGCAATTAAAACCTTGGTTGATCCTCTTAACTTTTTCAGGCACGAACAAACCGTCCCTCCATTCTCACTCATACAAGACATGTGA